In the Aeromicrobium fastidiosum genome, CATCCCGTCCACCTACGCGGGCACCCGTGACGGCATCGACTCGATCCTGCGCGATCGTGGCCTGCGCCGCAGCACGCCCGAGGACACCGCCCGCTCGCTCCTGCTGGGAGCCGCCGCCACGGCGTCGCTCGAAGGCAGCGCCTACGACGCCGACACGCTCGCATCAGGCGGGGGAGACGCCCTGGCGCGCGGTGCGGTGCGCCTGTCCACCGAGCTGCTCGGGCTGCTCCCGACGTGGAACCGCTCGCCGGTCCAGGCACTGGCCCGCATCCACGCGCTGGCTGCGGCTGGTTCGGCCGACGACGCCGACCTCGGACGTCCGGTCAACCCCGAGGGCGTCGCCCGCCTGACCGAGCTCGCTTGGATGCTCGGCCAGCCCACCGAGGCACCCGGCCTGGTCGTCGCCGCGCTCGTCAACGCCGAGATCACCGCCGCCGGTGCCTTCGCCTCGCACAACGCTGTCGTGGGCCGAGCCGCCGAGCGCCTCGTTCTGCTGGCCAAGGGCGTCGACCCGGCCTCGGTGCTCGTGCCTGAGGCTGGGCACGCCGCCGAGCCCGACGGCTACCGATCGGCGCTCGCGGCCTACGCCGGTGGCCAGCCGACGGGCGTCCACCAGTGGCTGATGTACGCCTCGCAGGCGTTCACGCGTGCCGCCGAGGCATCCCCGCTCGCGCGCTGAGGCCGTCCCGCTGGGCCTGACGTTTTTCCCAACACGCCGAGGGCGTGTCTGCAGAAACGTCAGGCCCACGGTTGTTCGGGGTGGGGCACAGGACGACGGCGCCGGTCCTCGAGGGACCGGCGCCGTCCGGAGCGACACGGCTGGCTACCAAGCGTGCTGGATCTGAGTCGTCATGGCTCCGGTGGTCCTGAGTGGGTCGGAGTCCGGCGAGCGACTGTCCCAGAGACGGGTGATCGCCGCGTGGGTACCGGTGTGTCGTTCCGCTGTGGTGTTGTTGAGTCATGTGTACGCCTCTGCGGCGATCACCGAAACCCCTACTCGCGCGTAACGTTGTGCGCTTCGGTTCACAAGCGTCCGCAGCAGCGGTTGTCTACGATTCACCCATGCCCCGTCGTCGTCTGGTCGCGGTGATCGCGCTCGCGGCCTGCACATGTCTCGCAGCATGCTCGTCCGACACGGGCGGCAAGGGCCCGTCCGGCTCGGCCGGATACGTCGCGGTCGGCGACTCGTTCGTGTCGGGCCCCTCGCTCGGTGCCCCCGACACCGACGTGCCGGGCTGCTTGCGGTCGACGGCAAACTACGCGCACCAGCTCGCCGCCACGATGCCCGAGCTGGGCTTCCGCGACGTCAGCTGCGGCGGCGAGGACACCACGATGCTTCGCGACGGGCGCACCCTCGACGACGGCACCGTCCTGGAGCCGCAGCTGTCGTCGATCGGTCGCGACACGACGCTCGTGACGGTCGGCATCGGGGCCAACGACGCCTCCGCCACGGCCGGCCTCTACCAGTACTGCCTGCTGCCGGCCACCGCCGACGACGCGCAGTGCGACACGTTCAGCGGCACGTACATGCCAACGGTGTATCCCAAGACGTCCAAGGCCGTCATCTCGGTGCTCGACGAGATCGCGGACCGTGCGCCGAAGGCTCAGGTCGTCCTGGTGGGCTACCAGCGCATCGCCTCCGACACCGGAACGGGGTGCGCCGCGCTGCCCCTGACGGACGCCCGTCGCAAGGCGGTTGCCGGCTACGAGCGGAACATGAACCAGGCGCTCTCCAGGGCAGCCGAGAAGGCCGACGTGCCGTTCGTCGACATGTACGAGGCCT is a window encoding:
- a CDS encoding oxidoreductase, producing the protein MSDPFISAALLEGIPSTYAGTRDGIDSILRDRGLRRSTPEDTARSLLLGAAATASLEGSAYDADTLASGGGDALARGAVRLSTELLGLLPTWNRSPVQALARIHALAAAGSADDADLGRPVNPEGVARLTELAWMLGQPTEAPGLVVAALVNAEITAAGAFASHNAVVGRAAERLVLLAKGVDPASVLVPEAGHAAEPDGYRSALAAYAGGQPTGVHQWLMYASQAFTRAAEASPLAR
- a CDS encoding SGNH/GDSL hydrolase family protein, which produces MPRRRLVAVIALAACTCLAACSSDTGGKGPSGSAGYVAVGDSFVSGPSLGAPDTDVPGCLRSTANYAHQLAATMPELGFRDVSCGGEDTTMLRDGRTLDDGTVLEPQLSSIGRDTTLVTVGIGANDASATAGLYQYCLLPATADDAQCDTFSGTYMPTVYPKTSKAVISVLDEIADRAPKAQVVLVGYQRIASDTGTGCAALPLTDARRKAVAGYERNMNQALSRAAEKADVPFVDMYEASEGHDVCSGEPWVNGLENSPTGDGAFLHPTAAGMAAVTARLEKVVQR